From Anopheles darlingi chromosome 2, idAnoDarlMG_H_01, whole genome shotgun sequence, the proteins below share one genomic window:
- the LOC125952053 gene encoding diacylglycerol O-acyltransferase 1: MSGETHTATEENKVRYRRTQSVTRAEEITKKESVQRKSQPDKPCHRPRDSLFSWSSGFDNFTGLVNWGFLLLTMGGIRLVLENFIKYGIRVDPVQWFTVLTGKGEGEGYPSLLLISYSLVPVMICLMMERALASDIIPEGAGMAVHIINIIVLVLIPMVVIHVKGQFFSLVGAMTVCFIYCILFLKLWSYVQVNLWCRVQQKQSRHNRSGRRQSITIAQLQNGRDQEHERNGSNGSVTSATGYSGSDKDKEVPTLVHYPDNLHPADLFYFLLAPTLCYELNFPKTTRIRKRFLIKRMLEVVIGVHIVMGLFQQWMIPSVRNSLVPFSNMDLTKTAERLLKLAIPNHLMWLCFFYLTFHSFLNLMGELLHFADRNFYSDWWNANNIDTFWRTWNMPVHKWCVRHLYIPVVELGYSKLSASVIVFFFSAFFHEYLVSVPLKTFKVWAFTGMMAQIPLSIVAKHMETSYGPRWGNMLVWASIILGQPLCIMMYYHDYVITNYNDVLT, translated from the exons ATGTCgggcgaaacacacacagcaacggAGGAGAACAAGGTTCGCTATCGGCGGACGCAGAGTGTGACCCGGGCCGAAGAGATCACCAAGAAGGAATCGGTGCAACGCAAATCACAACCAGACAAACC ATGCCACCGGCCACGGGACTCGCTGTTTTCGTGGAGTTCCGGCTTCGACAACTTCACCGGTCTAGTCAATTGGGGTTTTCTGCTCCTCACGATGGGAGGCATTCGGTTGGTGCTGGAAAACTTCATCAA ATACGGTATCCGCGTGGATCCGGTACAGTGGTTTACGGTGCTCACGGGCaagggtgaaggtgaaggataTCCATCTCTGCTGCTAATCAGCT ATTCGCTGGTTCCGGTGATGATCTGTCTCATGATGGAGCGAGCGCTGGCAAGCGACATCATTCCTGAGGGTGCCGGCATGGCAGtacacatcatcaacatcatcgtgctggtgctgatcccgatggtggtgatacACGTAAAGGGACAGTTCTTTAGCTTAG TGGGAGCTATGACGGTATGCTTCATCTACTGCATACTGTTCCTGAAGCTCTGGAGCTACGTGCAGGTGAACCTTTGGTGTCGCgtacagcaaaagcaaagccGACACAATCGCTCTGGTCGTCGCCAGAGTATTACGATTGCGCAACTTC AGAATGGACGAGATCAGGAGCACGAACGAAATGGGTCGAACGGTAGCGTGACAAGCGCCACGGGTTACAGTGGTAGCGACAAGGACAAAGAGGTACCGACCCTGGTACACTACCCCGACAATCTGCATCCGGCGGACCTGTTCTACTTCCTGCTCGCCCCAACACTTTGCTATGAGCTCAACTTTCCTAAAACGACGCGCATCCGAAAGCGGTTCCTTATCAAACGCATGCTCGAAGTGGTGATCGGTGTGCACATCGTGATGGGACTGTTCCAACAGTGGATGATACCATCGGTACGCAACTCTCTTGTGCCTTTCTCGAATATGGACCTGACCAAGACGGCCGAACGGTTGCTTAAGCTGGCT ATTCCTAATCATCTGATGTGGCTGTGCTTCTTCTATCTAACGTTCCACTCGTTCCTTAACCTGATGGGCGAGCTGCTGCATTTTGCCGATCGTAACTTTTACAGCGATTGGTGGAACGCCAACAACATCGACACGTTCTGGCGCACGTGGAACATGCCCGTCCACAA GTGGTGCGTTCGGCATCTTTACATTCCCGTCGTTGAGCTTGGCTACTCGAAGCTAAGCGCATCGGTGATCGTGTTCTTCTTCAGCGCGTTCTTCCACGAGTATCTCGTCAGTGTACCACTGAAAACGTTCAAGGTGTGGGCCTTCACCGGCATGATGGCGCAGATACCACTCTCGATCGTGGCGAAGCACATGGAAACATCGTACGGGCCCCGATGGGGTAACATGTTGGTCTGGGCGTCGATCATTCTGGGCCAGCCGCTCTGCATCATGATGTACTACCATGACTATGTCATTACGAACTACAATGATGTGCTTACGTAA